One window of the Pseudomonadota bacterium genome contains the following:
- a CDS encoding protein kinase, giving the protein MIERGGMELPKVTEIGTDGKRHNHQQRGSATWFTASVEAYDAEVMQLRGSLAQHGIFCERGRLGERSSWLHFHPKKEGDMPAAFWKAHLSLHPERVLLLFHLLELFANTVPVGFKLPLNLYGYLFLHNSVVPELLFGKTVTFYPTSEEELHDTVEFIEDHWRDDASPKILGDLYCSGNPSLGIRWGEYSAQAVNVDLAGRPQRLIPLPSGTLGYDVRSPTSADKQQPTPVELCGRLWRPFDLCASSSAGKQFCDYTLLGSTGAWFNGSFCATGPDGSLSCIKFAHHFGMISVDGLTAQERALAHVDVAKRLQHEGLLPMGEIQCRRSDHFVFVQYPWVQGFTIENSLHKLSLHQLIKIGMAISRLHEAGFVHRDIKPSNIVANDSGSEFACIDFDLSVLEGTMSSDLGGSVGYRPPEYLSSDIITRSYDTFSFGTLVFQALTGHIPTDAMPNDLIKILLDVNGWGALGASLLRSRHSDPVCRPSIPGLCSVLHRAHLRARKHTRGGAQRLMQEARDAIVLAASMVTSSDLQGDNLVKGARISPPDISIYSGVAGMAFALESLGSHAPDVVREPYLRHAKTFLSKITDSRLPPGFFVGRAGVVIALEAMASDPRNSRSEKFIRELLSCAESYIGLDVEEPSLFFGQAGLLFAAALLGAETMITNLSPQLRLIAQSLVSHARSHNGQVCWVPSGSLDGSRQPTNGLFHGTAGIALGLGCYGAWVGEQKMCDIANAAMEGLCDKLTQRCDSELPLYVTKPIGTPAEHSLSHGLPGFTWSLIRLRHVIKPEIFSLIYPQVIDHLLRTKISGPTSWAHGLAGIVDLFIDILSLDLGYRSQDVSSYLEDCVRALLAIRKSKDQVGPERTMALGFGNGLAGRMRVLARWIDLREDRPAWKRRLFDPCEISPGLPRVASKT; this is encoded by the coding sequence GTGATTGAACGGGGTGGAATGGAGCTGCCTAAGGTGACAGAGATTGGCACGGATGGAAAACGCCACAACCATCAGCAGCGCGGCTCCGCTACCTGGTTTACTGCAAGTGTAGAGGCCTATGATGCCGAAGTCATGCAGCTTCGGGGCTCTCTCGCGCAGCACGGAATTTTCTGTGAGAGGGGTCGCCTAGGCGAACGGTCCAGCTGGCTTCATTTTCATCCCAAAAAAGAGGGGGACATGCCAGCAGCGTTCTGGAAAGCGCACTTGTCCCTTCACCCCGAACGCGTACTTTTGTTGTTCCACCTGCTCGAGCTATTTGCGAACACAGTGCCGGTGGGCTTCAAACTGCCCTTGAATTTGTATGGTTATCTCTTTCTGCACAATTCAGTAGTTCCAGAGTTATTATTTGGAAAGACGGTGACGTTTTATCCGACAAGTGAAGAGGAGCTACACGATACTGTTGAGTTTATCGAAGACCACTGGAGGGATGATGCTAGCCCGAAAATTCTTGGCGATCTCTACTGCAGTGGAAACCCCTCCTTAGGTATTCGCTGGGGTGAGTACAGTGCCCAGGCCGTAAACGTAGATCTTGCGGGCAGGCCGCAGCGGCTCATACCCCTTCCTAGCGGAACTCTAGGCTACGATGTACGCTCTCCCACAAGTGCAGATAAGCAGCAGCCTACGCCGGTAGAGTTATGCGGGCGGCTGTGGCGCCCATTCGATCTGTGTGCCTCTTCCAGCGCCGGAAAGCAGTTTTGCGACTATACGTTGTTGGGGTCAACCGGCGCATGGTTTAACGGGTCGTTCTGCGCAACAGGCCCCGACGGCTCCCTGTCTTGCATAAAGTTTGCACACCATTTTGGGATGATTAGCGTTGATGGTCTAACAGCTCAGGAAAGGGCTCTTGCCCACGTGGATGTAGCAAAGAGACTGCAGCACGAAGGGCTCCTCCCGATGGGTGAGATCCAGTGTCGTCGTTCTGATCACTTTGTCTTTGTCCAGTATCCCTGGGTGCAAGGTTTTACGATTGAAAACTCGCTCCACAAGCTCTCGCTGCATCAACTGATCAAGATTGGAATGGCAATTTCAAGGCTACATGAGGCTGGGTTTGTTCACCGAGATATTAAGCCAAGTAACATAGTAGCTAATGACTCCGGTTCTGAATTCGCGTGTATTGATTTTGACCTCTCGGTGCTCGAGGGCACAATGAGCTCAGATCTGGGAGGATCTGTCGGATATAGGCCCCCCGAGTATTTATCATCAGACATTATTACGCGTTCTTATGACACCTTTTCCTTTGGCACCTTGGTGTTTCAGGCTCTCACCGGTCACATCCCAACGGACGCCATGCCTAATGACCTGATCAAGATCCTTCTTGATGTAAACGGGTGGGGAGCTTTGGGGGCATCATTACTTCGATCAAGACACTCTGATCCAGTGTGTCGGCCGTCGATTCCTGGCTTGTGCAGTGTTCTCCATCGCGCTCACTTACGTGCGCGCAAGCATACGCGGGGCGGAGCTCAGCGACTCATGCAAGAAGCGCGAGATGCGATAGTGCTCGCAGCCTCGATGGTGACCAGCTCCGATTTGCAGGGGGACAATTTGGTAAAAGGTGCGCGAATCTCACCTCCTGACATTTCCATTTATTCCGGTGTTGCTGGAATGGCGTTCGCCCTTGAAAGCCTCGGCTCGCATGCGCCGGACGTCGTTCGTGAGCCGTATCTTCGGCATGCGAAGACGTTTTTAAGCAAGATAACAGATAGCAGGCTCCCCCCAGGCTTTTTTGTTGGTCGAGCTGGGGTGGTAATTGCTCTTGAGGCGATGGCTTCTGATCCACGCAACTCTCGCAGCGAGAAGTTCATTCGAGAGCTACTTTCTTGCGCTGAGTCGTACATAGGTCTTGACGTTGAGGAACCAAGCCTCTTCTTCGGTCAGGCCGGCCTTTTATTTGCCGCTGCCTTGCTTGGCGCAGAGACGATGATAACGAATCTATCTCCGCAGCTCCGACTGATTGCGCAGTCGCTGGTATCGCATGCACGCAGCCATAACGGACAGGTTTGCTGGGTGCCGTCAGGGTCCCTAGACGGCTCACGCCAGCCTACAAATGGGCTGTTTCATGGCACAGCCGGCATCGCCTTGGGACTCGGTTGCTATGGCGCCTGGGTCGGCGAGCAAAAAATGTGTGATATCGCCAACGCTGCTATGGAAGGACTATGCGACAAGTTGACCCAGCGATGTGACTCTGAATTGCCGCTGTATGTGACAAAACCGATTGGAACTCCCGCAGAGCACTCCTTGAGCCATGGGCTGCCGGGATTTACCTGGAGCTTAATTCGACTCCGTCATGTCATCAAGCCAGAGATATTCTCGCTAATCTACCCCCAGGTTATTGACCACCTATTGAGGACAAAGATATCAGGTCCAACCTCTTGGGCTCATGGACTTGCCGGAATAGTTGATCTATTTATCGATATTTTGTCCTTAGACCTGGGGTATAGAAGCCAAGACGTGAGCTCTTACCTCGAAGATTGTGTCAGGGCGCTTCTTGCAATTAGAAAGTCCAAGGATCAAGTCGGACCCGAGCGGACTATGGCCTTGGGGTTCGGTAATGGGTTAGCAGGGCGCATGCGCGTCTTAGCTCGATGGATTGATCTTCGTGAGGACCGTCCAGCCTGGAAGCGACGGCTTTTTGATCCTTGTGAGATCTCGCCTGGCCTACCACGGGTTGCCTCCAAAACGTAA